A region of Etheostoma cragini isolate CJK2018 chromosome 2, CSU_Ecrag_1.0, whole genome shotgun sequence DNA encodes the following proteins:
- the rasd3 gene encoding RASD family member 3 produces the protein MSLSGRPNTVRLVFLGAAGVGKSALIRRFLHDSFVHKYTRTVEELHVLEYEPAGSGKIRLEILDTSGSYSFPAMRELSIRHSDAFALVYAVDDPGSLEEVKRLRDEILRLRGGKSAPITVVGSKADLKDTEGRVLLAADVMATVENEWDADFVEASARTGGNTVGVFRALLQQVNLPHRLSPAVWRRRDTLPSPAVKKRPPLKKNNSCVLS, from the coding sequence ATGTCTCTGTCGGGCCGTCCCAACACGGTCCGGTTGGTGTTCCTAGGTGCCGCGGGGGTCGGTAAGAGCGCGCTCATCCGCCGTTTCCTTCACGACAGCTTCGTGCACAAGTACACGCGCACAGTCGAGGAGCTTCACGTGCTGGAGTACGAGCCTGCTGGGTCTGGGAAGATACGCCTGGAGATCTTGGACACCAGCGGTAGCTACTCCTTCCCGGCCATGCGGGAGCTCAGCATCCGACACAGCGACGCATTCGCGCTGGTGTACGCAGTGGACGACCCCGGGTCCCTCGAGGAGGTGAAGCGGCTCCGCGACGAGATTCTGCGGCTACGGGGCGGCAAGAGCGCGCCCATCACCGTGGTCGGTAGCAAGGCAGACCTGAAAGACACCGAGGGTCGCGTGCTGCTGGCGGCAGATGTTATGGCCACAGTGGAGAATGAGTGGGACGCCGACTTCGTGGAGGCGTCCGCGCGCACCGGTGGGAACACGGTCGGAGTGTTTCGCGCGCTGCTGCAACAGGTGAACCTGCCGCACCGACTGAGCCCTGCGGTGTGGAGGCGCAGAGACACTTTGCCCAGTCCAGCAGTTAAGAAGCGACCACCACTGAAGAAGAACAATAGCTGTGTCCTGTCATAA
- the LOC117960670 gene encoding fascin-like: protein MSSNGADGDLLQIPLGLINSEGKYLTAETFGFKINASASSLKKKQTWTLEQSGEDGSAVFLRSHLGRYLATDKDGNVTADSETRGSRDCRFVITAHEDGRWSLQSEPYGRYLCGSEDRITCFAQTATPAERWSVHLAVHPQVNLYSFARKRFAHLSAHGERQEVSIDRDVPWGVDSLVTLVYRDQRYHLETSDNRFLRNDGSLSTKTDKDTGYMLEFRSGKVAFRDCNGRYLAPAGPTGTMKSGKSTRVGKDELFGLERSHAQVVLTAGNERNVSTRQGMDLSANQDEEGDQEVFQLEMSREDRKCAFRTAAGKYWTLTASGGLQCTASTKSANSYFELEWRDGRVCVRAANNKYVIAKRNGQLAATVDSAGEAEQFLMKLINRPIIVLRGEHGFIGARKAGMGTLDSNRASYDVFQMEFHNGAYSLKDPQGKYWCVGDDTAVGCSSSTPVQFLFAFCDLNKMAIRALGGKYLKGDHAGGLKASADSLDSATRWEY from the exons ATGTCCTCAAACGGCGCCGACGGGGACCTGCTACAAATCCCTCTGGGGCTCATCAACAGCGAGGGGAAGTATCTGACTGCGGAGACCTTCGGCTTCAAAATCAACGCTTCGGCCAGCAGCCTGAAGAAGAAGCAGACCTGGACCCTGGAGCAGAGCGGGGAGGACGGCAGCGCCGTGTTCCTCCGCTCCCACCTGGGCCGCTACCTCGCCACGGACAAAGACGGCAACGTTACCGCGGACAGCGAGACGCGCGGCAGCCGGGACTGCCGCTTCGTCATCACCGCGCACGAGGACGGGCGGTGGTCTCTGCAGTCCGAGCCCTATGGCCGGTACCTCTGCGGCAGCGAGGATCGAATCACCTGCTTTGCGCAAACTGCCACACCGGCAGAAAGATGGAGCGTGCACCTGGCTGTGCACCCGCAGGTCAACCTGTACAGCTTTGCGCGCAAACGCTTCGCTCACCTGAGCGCGCACGGAGAGCGGCAGGAGGTGTCAATCGACCGGGATGTCCCATGGGGCGTGGACTCGCTTGTGACACTGGTCTACCGGGACCAGCGCTACCACCTCGAGACTTCTGACAACCGCTTCCTCCGCAATGACGGCAGCCTGTCCACAAAAACGGACAAGGACACCGGCTACATGCTGGAGTTCCGCTCCGGAAAAGTGGCATTCCGCGACTGCAATGGCCGCTACCTGGCACCCGCGGGCCCAACCGGCACAATGAAGTCTGGGAAAAGCACCCGGGTTGGGAAGGATGAGCTGTTTGGCCTAGAGCGCAGCCACGCGCAGGTCGTGCTGACTGCGGGCAACGAGAGAAACGTCTCCACAAGGCAAG GCATGGAcctgtcagccaatcaggatgAGGAAGGGGACCAGGAAGTCTTCCAGTTGGAGATGAGCCGTGAGGACAGGAAGTGTGCCTTCAGAACCGCTGCTGGAAAATACTGGACCCTGACCGCATCTGGGGGCCTGCAGTGCACTGCCTCCACCAA gtcAGCCAACAGTTACTTTGAACTGGAGTGGCGTGAcggtcgtgtgtgtgtgcgtgcagctAACAACAAATATGTGATCGCTAAGAGGAACGGGCAGCTAGCTGCTACTGTTGACAGCGCAG GGGAAGCTGAACAGTTCCTGATGAAGCTGATCAACCGTCCAATCATCGTCCTTCGCGGGGAGCACGGTTTCATCGGGGCTCGTAAAGCTGGAATGGGGACCCTGGACTCCAACCGCGCATCATACGACGTTTTCCAGATGGAGTTCCACAACGGAGCTTACTCCCTTAAAG ACCCTCAGGGGAAGTATTGGTGTGTTGGAGACGACACAGCGGTAGGGTGCAGCAGCTCCACACCTGTCCAGTTTCTGTTTGCGTTCTGTGACCTCAACAAGATGGCCATCCGTGCTCTGGGGGGGAAGTACCTTAAAGGTGACCATGCTGGAGGACTAAAGGCCAGCGCCGACTCCCTGGACAGCGCCACCCGCTGGGAATACTGA
- the plk1 gene encoding serine/threonine-protein kinase PLK1 codes for MSAGIAKPANPSAHVDPKSAPLKEIPDILVDPRNTRKYARGRFLGKGGFAKCYEITDMETKQVFAGKIVPKSLILKQHQREKMTSEIAIHKSLDHANVVGFHGFFEDDDFVFVVLEICRRRSLLELHKRRKAVTEPEARYYMTQLLKGVQYLHNNRVIHRDLKLGNIFLNDDMELKIGDFGLATKIEFDGERKKTLCGTPNYIAPEVLCKKGHSYEVDVWSLGCILYTLLVGKPPFETSCLKETYNRIKKNNYTIPWHINPLASALIKRMLHADPAQRPTIAELQLDEYFTSGYIPVRLPTTCLTVPPRFSIAPTTAMELNQRRPLTAINNKGGTEKGDMKDEPGQREPEPSENNLKDLLQQLNSIIAAKPSEKAVICQEEAEDPACIPIFWISKWVDYSDKYGLGYQLCDNSVGVLFNDYTRLIMYADGDSLQYIDKAATESYLSVRSYPTTLNKKITLLKYFRNYMSEHLLKAGANMARRDGDELARLPYLSLWFRTKSAIVLHLTNGTVQINFFQDHTKLILCPLMGAVTYIDEKREFRTYKLSLLEEFGCSKELASRIRYAKLMVEKLLDSKPSTAAT; via the exons ATGAGTGCAGGTATCGCGAAGCCGGCGAATCCGTCGGCACATGTCGACCCAAAATCCGCTCCTCTTAAAGAAATCCCAGACATTCTGGTAGACCCACGCAACACGAGAAAATACGCGAGGGGAAGGTTCCTCGGAAAAGGTGGTTTCGCAAAATGCTACGAAATTACAGATATGGAGACGAAACAGGTTTTCGCTGGAAAAATCGTGCCCAAGTCTCTGATTCTGAAGCAGCACCAGAGGGAGAAGATGACCTCCGAAATCGCCATTCACAAGAGCCTCGACCACGCGAACGTCGTGGGTTTCCACGGGTTTTTCGAAGACGAtgactttgtctttgttgttctgGAAATCTGCAGGAGAAGG tCCTTGTTGGAGCTGCACAAGCGTCGTAAGGCAGTGACTGAGCCAGAAGCTCGTTACTACATGACCCAACTGCTCAAGGGTGTCCAGTACCTGCACAACAACAGAGTCATCCACAGAGACCTGAAACTGGGCAACATCTTCCTCAACGATGACATGGAACTTAAGATAG GGGACTTTGGTTTGGCCACTAAGATCGAGTTTGATGGCGAGAGGAAGAAGACCTTGTGTGGGACGCCCAACTACATTGCACCGGAAGTGCTTTGTAAGAAAGGCCACAGCTACGAAGTGGACGTCTGGTCACTAGGGTGCATATT GTACACTTTGTTGGTGGGTAAGCCCCCATTTGAGACCTCCTGTCTGAAGGAGACCTACAACCGCATTAAGAAGAACAACTACACCATCCCCTGG CACATCAACCCGTTGGCGTCGGCGCTCATTAAGCGCATGCTGCACGCCGATCCCGCCCAACGGCCTACCATCGCTGAGCTACAACTGGACGAGTACTTCACATCTGGCTACATCCCCGTGCGTCTGCCCACAACTTGTCTCACTGTGCCCCCCCGGTTCTCCATTGCCCCTACCACAGCTATGGAGCTCAACCAGAGGCGCCCGCTGACTGCTATCAACAACAAAG GAGGGACCGAGAAGGGGGACATGAAGGACGAGCCTGGGCAAAG GGAGCCTGAGCCATCAGAAAACAATCTGAAAGACCTGCTGCAGCAGCTCAACAGCATCATTGCTGCCAAGCCCTCTGAGAAGGCGGTCATCTGCCAAG aaGAGGCAGAAGATCCTGCGTGTATTCCCATCTTCTGGATCAGCAAATGGGTAGACTACTCGGACAAATATGGACTCG GTTACCAGCTGTGTGACAACAGCGTGGGTGTGCTGTTCAACGACTACACGCGGCTGATCATGTACGCGGACGGAGACAGTCTGCAGTACATTGACAAGGCGGCCACTGAATCCTACCTCAGCGTGCGCTCCTACCCTACTACCCTCAACAAGAAG ATAACATTGCTGAAATACTTCCGCAACTACATGAGCGAGCACCTGCTGAAGGCCGGCGCCAACATGGCTCGGCGGGATGGGGATGAGCTGGCGCGGCTGCCCTACCTCTCCCTCTGGTTCAGAACGAAGAGCGCCATCGTCCTGCACCTCACCAACGGCACCGTTCAGATCAACTTCTTCCAG GACCACACCAAGCTGATCCTGTGTCCGCTGATGGGCGCCGTGACCTATATCGACGAGAAGCGAGAGTTCCGCACGTACAAGCTGTCTCTGCTGGAGGAGTTCGGCTGCAGTAAGGAGCTGGCCAGCCGCATCCGCTACGCCAAGCTCATGGTGGAGAAACTGCTGGACAGCAAGCCTTCCACCGCCGCAACTTAG